Proteins found in one Methylobacter sp. S3L5C genomic segment:
- a CDS encoding Lrp/AsnC family transcriptional regulator: MMTLDETDLAIIRATQAGLPLTPEPYQCVAEQLGLTTEVVMTRMTAMQEQGIIRRIGAVPNHYKLGYHFNGMTVWNIPDDVIDKLGEKVGQLEFVSHCYHRPRHLPEWPYNLFAMVHGKTREDVDQQIQQIARVLGDANLGCDVLYSTKILKKTGFRSRS, from the coding sequence ATGATGACACTTGACGAAACAGATCTGGCCATTATACGGGCAACCCAGGCCGGCTTGCCGCTAACCCCTGAACCCTATCAATGTGTTGCCGAACAGTTAGGACTGACAACTGAAGTTGTCATGACACGAATGACAGCCATGCAGGAACAGGGTATTATTCGGCGCATCGGCGCAGTACCCAATCACTATAAACTGGGTTATCATTTTAACGGCATGACCGTGTGGAACATCCCTGATGATGTCATTGATAAATTAGGGGAAAAAGTCGGGCAACTGGAATTTGTCAGTCATTGTTACCACCGTCCACGACACCTACCAGAATGGCCATATAACTTGTTTGCTATGGTCCATGGCAAAACCCGGGAAGACGTTGATCAACAAATTCAGCAGATTGCTCGCGTACTTGGAGATGCCAATCTAGGTTGTGATGTTTTGTACAGCACTAAAATTCTGAAAAAAACCGGCTTTAGAAGTCGCAGCTAA
- a CDS encoding Lrp/AsnC family transcriptional regulator — protein MDDIDRHIINTLQAGFPVCDAPYQQVAMQLGLTEQALIERLQTLLNNGTLTRFGPLYHAELMGGALTLAAVKTPLDRLAEVTEIINAFPEVAHNYARNHALNMWFVIATETPEEISRTLTAIEQQTGLTVVNMPKINEYFVGLKLEA, from the coding sequence ATGGATGACATCGATCGCCACATTATCAATACCCTGCAAGCCGGGTTTCCTGTTTGTGACGCGCCCTATCAACAAGTTGCAATGCAATTGGGTTTAACCGAACAAGCTCTCATTGAACGATTACAGACTTTATTAAATAATGGCACCTTAACCCGCTTTGGCCCGCTTTACCATGCCGAATTAATGGGTGGTGCCTTAACATTGGCGGCAGTTAAGACACCATTGGATCGCTTGGCTGAAGTCACTGAGATTATCAATGCTTTCCCGGAAGTGGCTCATAATTACGCTCGTAACCATGCACTAAATATGTGGTTCGTTATTGCCACAGAAACGCCTGAAGAAATCAGCCGCACTCTGACTGCAATAGAACAACAAACCGGTCTGACGGTTGTAAACATGCCAAAAATCAACGAATATTTTGTTGGCTTAAAACTGGAAGCCTGA
- a CDS encoding AsnC family protein, with translation MLDARDRQLLEQIQTGLPVCPRPYAEIGTTLAMPEAEVLERLTQLKQQGLIKRMGVIVKHHQLGYRANAMIVWNVPDNLVKQLGRQLSQFAFVTLCYQRPRQAEWPYNLFCMIHGKDRETVLKQLEQLNANCDLVGLEHNILFSRRCFKQRGAVYQPTNTTSLTHG, from the coding sequence ATGCTTGATGCACGCGACCGTCAACTATTGGAACAAATACAAACGGGGCTCCCTGTTTGTCCCAGGCCCTACGCTGAAATTGGTACTACTTTGGCGATGCCTGAAGCGGAGGTACTTGAACGTCTGACCCAACTCAAGCAACAAGGCCTGATTAAGCGTATGGGTGTTATCGTCAAACACCATCAACTCGGTTATCGGGCCAATGCCATGATTGTCTGGAATGTACCCGATAATCTTGTTAAACAACTGGGTAGGCAGCTTAGCCAGTTTGCTTTTGTAACGCTGTGTTATCAACGCCCACGACAAGCGGAATGGCCCTATAATTTGTTTTGCATGATTCATGGCAAAGACCGGGAAACCGTCTTAAAGCAACTGGAACAACTCAACGCCAATTGTGACTTGGTCGGACTTGAGCATAACATCCTGTTTAGTCGCCGCTGCTTTAAACAACGCGGTGCTGTTTATCAACCCACAAATACCACATCACTGACGCATGGATGA
- the moaA gene encoding GTP 3',8-cyclase MoaA, which produces MTDLSGPMQLIDRFGRTVDYLRISITDRCDFRCVYCMAEEMTFLPRAQILTLEEIFTIGKAFTELGTKKIRITGGEPLVRKGALGLLENLGQIESLTELVITTNGSQLETMAADLKKAGVKRINISLDTLDADKFKAITRTGDVQQVLRGIQAAIAVGFERIKINAVILKDRNHQEVCELVQYAVDNGIDISFIEEMPLGVVEQHDRSEAYYSSDLIKRDLALKFSLVATPEKTGGPSNYFKVVGTQTRVGFISPHSDNFCSTCNRVRLTVEGRLLLCLGNEHSVDLKKVLRANPGNMTILKQTIVEAMLIKPEKHEFNIHEQPVILRYMNMTGG; this is translated from the coding sequence ATGACTGACTTATCAGGCCCTATGCAATTAATTGATCGTTTTGGCAGAACGGTTGATTACTTGAGAATTTCTATCACTGATCGCTGTGATTTTCGCTGCGTGTATTGCATGGCAGAAGAAATGACCTTTTTGCCGCGTGCGCAAATTTTAACGCTGGAAGAAATCTTTACCATCGGCAAAGCGTTTACTGAATTAGGCACAAAAAAAATCAGAATAACCGGCGGTGAGCCTTTGGTCAGAAAGGGAGCGCTGGGGCTGCTCGAAAACTTGGGTCAAATTGAAAGTTTGACAGAATTAGTGATAACGACAAATGGTTCTCAACTGGAAACAATGGCGGCAGATTTAAAAAAAGCCGGTGTAAAGCGTATTAATATCAGCCTGGATACCCTGGATGCTGATAAGTTTAAAGCCATCACGCGGACGGGTGATGTCCAGCAAGTCCTCAGAGGTATACAAGCTGCCATTGCCGTCGGTTTTGAGCGGATAAAAATCAATGCCGTTATTCTTAAAGACAGAAATCATCAGGAAGTGTGTGAACTGGTGCAGTATGCGGTTGATAATGGCATCGATATCAGTTTTATCGAAGAAATGCCGCTGGGTGTGGTTGAGCAACATGATCGTTCAGAAGCTTATTATTCCAGTGATTTGATTAAACGTGATTTGGCGTTAAAATTTTCTTTAGTGGCTACACCTGAAAAAACCGGTGGGCCTTCCAATTATTTTAAGGTTGTAGGTACACAAACTCGCGTCGGCTTTATTTCTCCGCACAGCGATAACTTTTGTAGTACCTGTAACCGGGTGCGTTTGACCGTTGAAGGTCGGCTATTGTTATGTTTGGGTAATGAACATTCGGTCGATTTAAAGAAAGTGCTCAGGGCTAATCCCGGTAATATGACTATTCTAAAACAGACTATTGTTGAGGCTATGCTGATCAAACCTGAGAAACATGAATTTAATATTCACGAGCAACCGGTGATATTGCGTTATATGAATATGACAGGCGGTTGA
- a CDS encoding Lrp/AsnC family transcriptional regulator, with amino-acid sequence MLTPLHKSLLNDFQRDFPLSSRPYQDIANALGVSENDVLSALTELSENHLISRIGPIIPPNQLGVSTLVAMAIPEPQLQAIADKISAYPEVNHNYEREHTFNLWFVVIASNAEHLQAVLDAIELETGYKTMSLPLLDDFFIDLGFKMDFHNA; translated from the coding sequence ATGCTTACCCCTTTACACAAAAGCCTGTTGAACGATTTTCAGCGCGACTTTCCGCTGTCATCACGCCCTTATCAGGACATTGCCAATGCTCTGGGTGTCAGTGAAAATGACGTGTTATCGGCATTAACCGAGTTAAGTGAGAACCACCTTATCAGCCGCATAGGCCCCATTATTCCACCTAATCAACTGGGTGTCAGTACCTTGGTGGCAATGGCTATTCCTGAGCCGCAACTACAGGCTATTGCTGATAAAATTAGCGCATATCCTGAAGTTAATCATAATTATGAGCGCGAGCACACCTTCAATCTATGGTTTGTGGTTATCGCCTCAAATGCCGAACATTTGCAAGCTGTTCTGGACGCCATAGAACTGGAAACCGGTTACAAAACCATGTCGCTACCTTTGCTGGATGATTTCTTTATTGATCTGGGTTTTAAAATGGATTTTCATAATGCTTGA
- a CDS encoding cytochrome c, translating into MKKWLLLLCITTSCLAGDPSPERQVALRHLLKNDCGACHGLTLQGGMGPALLPESLDKKPDEFLVTTILNGRKNTAMPPWQPFMNHDEALWLIGVLRKSVH; encoded by the coding sequence ATGAAAAAGTGGCTGCTATTACTCTGTATCACCACCAGCTGTTTGGCTGGTGATCCTTCGCCGGAGCGGCAAGTCGCGTTGCGCCATCTGCTTAAAAATGATTGCGGCGCCTGTCATGGCTTAACCCTGCAAGGCGGTATGGGACCAGCATTACTACCCGAAAGTCTGGATAAAAAACCGGATGAGTTTTTAGTTACAACGATTCTTAACGGACGCAAAAATACGGCTATGCCACCGTGGCAACCGTTTATGAATCATGATGAGGCTTTGTGGCTGATTGGTGTTTTGCGCAAGTCAGTACATTAA
- a CDS encoding cytochrome c — protein sequence MRLMVLSGALILGLLSTHSVNAASIYAGQSRAAAVCSQCHGIKTPSADAPFPPLAGRDFAYLKSALEQYRDKTRKSDIMNALAGSLSDDDIDNVAAYYAGLKP from the coding sequence ATGAGACTTATGGTACTTTCAGGCGCATTGATATTGGGGTTGCTATCAACCCACAGCGTCAATGCCGCCAGTATTTATGCGGGGCAGTCCAGAGCAGCGGCGGTATGTTCACAATGTCACGGTATTAAAACACCCTCTGCGGATGCACCGTTTCCACCATTGGCTGGACGCGATTTTGCTTACCTGAAATCAGCGCTCGAACAATACCGCGATAAAACCCGAAAATCTGACATTATGAATGCGCTTGCCGGTTCATTGAGCGATGACGATATCGATAATGTCGCAGCGTATTATGCTGGCCTAAAACCATAG
- a CDS encoding cytochrome D1 domain-containing protein — protein sequence MKKILSLLSFLLSFNVLAELRATGDLGIVIEREDGAALIINTTEHKQLAKISNLGDLSHASVVFSRDQRYAYIFGRDGGLSKIDLLQDKLDKRIIQAGNSIGGAISQDGKLIAVSNYTPGGVKVFSSATLELIADIPADYGDGKLSKVVGLVDAPGQRFVFSLFDAGEIWTLDMKNPQKPVIEKFKNIGKLPYDALISPDGRYYIAGLFGEGGMALLDLWNTGNGVKRILPDYVKADEKLPVYKMPHLEGWAVAGDFIFVPAIGKHEVLVIDKQNWQLVKAIPVPGQPVFVMARPDGRQVWVNFAMPDNNQLQVIDVKDLSLRKTLIPGKAVLHMEFTPRGEQVWVAVRDDNQLVIYDTDTLQEITRLPAQKPNGIFFSARAHKTGL from the coding sequence ATGAAAAAAATATTATCACTTTTAAGCTTTCTGTTGTCGTTCAACGTACTGGCAGAGCTACGCGCAACCGGTGATTTAGGTATCGTCATTGAACGCGAAGACGGCGCAGCACTAATCATCAATACCACTGAACACAAACAGTTGGCCAAAATAAGCAACCTGGGGGATTTATCCCATGCATCCGTGGTATTTTCGCGTGATCAGCGTTATGCCTATATTTTTGGTCGGGATGGCGGTTTAAGTAAAATCGATCTATTGCAGGATAAACTGGATAAACGCATTATTCAGGCGGGCAACAGCATTGGCGGAGCAATATCTCAAGATGGCAAATTAATTGCCGTTTCTAATTACACACCCGGCGGCGTTAAAGTATTTTCTTCAGCGACGCTGGAGCTGATAGCTGATATTCCTGCTGACTACGGCGACGGTAAACTTTCCAAAGTCGTTGGTTTGGTTGATGCGCCTGGGCAGCGTTTTGTTTTTAGTTTGTTTGATGCCGGCGAAATCTGGACGTTGGATATGAAAAACCCGCAAAAACCGGTTATTGAAAAATTCAAAAATATTGGCAAACTACCTTATGATGCCTTGATCTCGCCAGATGGCCGTTATTATATTGCCGGTTTATTTGGTGAAGGCGGTATGGCTTTACTGGACTTATGGAACACCGGAAACGGCGTAAAACGTATTTTACCCGACTACGTTAAGGCCGATGAAAAACTTCCTGTTTACAAAATGCCGCATCTGGAAGGCTGGGCGGTAGCGGGCGACTTTATTTTTGTTCCGGCTATCGGCAAGCATGAAGTCTTGGTTATCGACAAACAAAACTGGCAACTTGTCAAAGCCATACCGGTTCCCGGACAACCTGTTTTTGTCATGGCCAGACCGGACGGACGACAAGTGTGGGTTAATTTTGCCATGCCTGATAATAATCAACTACAAGTTATTGATGTTAAGGACTTATCGTTAAGAAAAACCTTAATACCTGGCAAGGCCGTTCTGCACATGGAATTTACGCCACGCGGCGAACAAGTCTGGGTTGCGGTAAGAGATGATAATCAACTGGTTATTTATGATACCGATACGTTACAGGAAATAACCCGACTACCGGCGCAAAAGCCTAACGGGATTTTCTTTAGTGCACGGGCACACAAAACAGGTTTATAA